The DNA segment AAGCTTCTTCTACTATTGTTCTTTAAGAATCTCTTCGCTTTCCAACTTTTGTGCCCAGATTTCTTGAACCTTTTGCAAGCTTCTCCTTTTCTTCATCTCTACTTTGAAATGGCAAAAACTTCTAAGACTGTTCCCCAGAAAGAAAAAGCCTCTTCATTACGGTCTGCCAGCGATGGGGCTGCAGCGGAGCCACTCCTTAAGGAATTCGTTCCAAGAGGGTGCCCGATCAGTACTGATTTCGATATCGAAAAAACTTCCTCGGTACCGGGTTAATGTGAGCCGGTCTCGAGATATATATGTACAATCACCGATGATCTACTATCCAAGATCAAAAAGGATTGTAACTAGGCCGATAAACAGGTGGTGGTGCCCTCGTCTGAGGAATCAATTATCACCCACGTGGAGGgttttttaagtgtttacacttaccccttcacgttGGGTCTCTTAGATCTGATCATTTTTGCCTTCTGCAAAAGGTATGTAGTGACCCTTGGTCAAATTCACCCCTATTTCTGGAGGATAGtgattcttcttcattttttcataaacaaaatcGAGGGGTGTGCCTTCACCCTCGATTGTCTTATGCGATTGTACAGTCTCCGACTCTATCAAGGGGGATTAATCAAACTTGCCCACCGGGCCACCATTCCCTTTCTCGAGTATAAATGAGGATCGAGATTGAGGCTGGATGGGCCGAATTGTTCGAGTGAGGACCTCGAATTTGATCCTTGCCTAGGATATGCCATTTTACGAGAAATGGAACATGAAGTGTAAGCATAACTTCTCCTTgaagattttatttattgtttctttcctttctttccttcATATCGGTGTTTTTGTAGTGCAACCGTGTCTCGAATGTCGGATGCAGTTCCTCAACTGAAGGAATGGGTCGAGAGTCTCGTGTCACAGAGACCATATTCCAAGCGCGCATGGCGTGAACTATCGAAGGGTCAGTGGGAGGCCCATCATCATgatgagttttcctttctgattTTATGATATTTGGTTTTCATCTTGCACTGTCGGACTCTCATTGATTATGTTTTCCTATTGTAGGTATCCCCAAAGACATTACAATAAGGCCTCCATCCGGTGATAAGGATGTGCCTTCTGAGTCCTCTACTCCGAGGCAAGGTgatgaaaagaagagaaaaagagccTTAATTTCTCTGAACtcggaaaagaaaaaactaaaaagGAGGTCGCGCAAGACCAAGGGAAACACCAGCACTCTACCCTCGGACTCAGTTCACCGGCTAAGGGAAgagttcgaagaagaagaagaagaagaagataaatccAAGTTGATGGCCCGCATACGGGCTGATCGATACAAGAGGCTCTCGAACCAGTGGGTGTTGAAGTTGAGTCATCTCGATATGAGGAGATCAATGAGAGAGCTCTGGCTAAAGCTCCCGAACCAGAAGGGGGTGAGGCCACTCCGCCCCAAAGCTAGAGGGGTCGAGAGAGAGACTGGGGCTGGCACTTCTCGGTCAGAGGAAAGTGCCCAGAAAGACGGGCTCGGGGTGATTGACATTACTGGGTCTCCTCAATTCTCAGATGCCATGATCCATGAGGCCGGTATGTTAGAAGGTCGTTCTTACGAGGGCCTTAGGGGGCGACAGATATCCATACCTTCTTGGACAGGTTAGAGTCTACTGCCTTAGAGGATGTCACTGGGCTCGGAGACTTGCTGGTGCCAAAGAAGGTACCATCGTTGGGAGCCAGTGGACTGGTTCCCGGCCCCGAGTGTCGATCCTGACCAAATACAGTTAATAGTTTTCTCTGTCACGGAGGATGCCTGGGTTTTCTTTGCCCCCATGGGAGTCGCTAGCTACATTCTGTGTTTGGTGACCAAAGAAGATCAGACAATGATGGACAAGGTGGAAACCCCCTGCCTATTCAATGAAGCTCAACAAGAATTACACCGGGAAATTTTGTGTGTCTTTCTTCTTATGTATTTTAAATTTAAAGTTGTAAATAACCATAACACCTTCCTTGATTCATGCAGGCTTCGGTGCTACACCATGAGACTTTCCTCCGATACTGGGAGGAATTAACTCATCACGAGGCTGAGGTTTGGGATCTCACTATGAAGAGGGACACCTACAAGCTTCTCAGTGAGAAGCTTCAGGCCGAGTTAGAAATAGCTCGGAGGGAGCATACCGAGATGGCCGAGCAGGTAATTCTAGTACTTCATGATAGTGAAGGAAAATTGGACATAGTGGCTAACGATCCGATCCTGCAGGTCCGACAGAGGCTTGAATAGATCAGGCAGCTCAAGGCACAGGTAGATACGATACAGGCCGAGACTGAGGAGTTCAAGAAAAATATGGGCATCTTAGCCTCGAAAACGGATGCCTTCCAAGAACAATTGGAGTCGGGCAAGACCTGGATCCGGGCTGAAAAAGAGAAGGCCTCGATGCAGGtcaagaaaattgaggagctccAATCTCAATTGGACTCGGCTATTTCTGATAAAGAGAATTTGGCCAAGGAACTTGAGGTGACCAAATCAGAGGTAGTTATGGACAAGACCGAGGCTGACACTAAAGTGGCTCAGTACAAGGTTGACATCGAGGCGATTCAAGCGCAAGCTAAAAGTGTGGTGGAGTATGCAAGGTGGCAATCTCGAATGGAAGCCCTCGAGGGAGTCTATGCTCAAAACTTCGATGTGCTGGCTGAAATCGAGAATGCCAAAGAAGAAGAAGCCAGG comes from the Nicotiana sylvestris chromosome 4, ASM39365v2, whole genome shotgun sequence genome and includes:
- the LOC138890240 gene encoding uncharacterized protein, producing the protein MGILASKTDAFQEQLESGKTWIRAEKEKASMQVKKIEELQSQLDSAISDKENLAKELEVTKSEVVMDKTEADTKVAQYKVDIEAIQAQAKSVVEYARWQSRMEALEGVYAQNFDVLAEIENAKEEEARAQKLVFPEEDSESLSESKGGEDPEDKDAASDEDQAT